The DNA segment GTAGTAAACCACCTCATGTCCTGGAAGATTATAAATGATGTCCTTAAGTAATTTTTCGGCTACTTCTGTTTCAGTGTCAGCACACATTTAGATCACTGTGTCATCCCTTTATACAAAGCACCAAGTTTATTTTCTCAGGTAAATTTGAAGACAGTTCAACAGATTAAATGATAGAAGACACATTGGATTTAGCAAAGAAAATGtgggtgaaaatatttaatgCATGTTTACTGATAGttaaccaagaaaaaatattgtcaAATAAACTTTCAGTGGATTTCACTTCCAGGTTATATTAAATTTTTGCATAAATTAGAAGTGGTTAACAGTTGATAGCCAAACTTTCTTGGTTAACAGTACCTGACAGGGGTCTCTTCAGTGAGGCTGAAGAGAGTTCTTCTAGAAGTGTTTTTTCCAAATAGACAAAATTTCCTGGTAGCAAAGTGCAACTCTTAATGCCTTCATCTCCCAAGAGCACACTGTGAGAAGATTGCTCTACCGAagcattgttaatttttttttttttttccggtacgcgggcctctcactgttgtggcctctcccgttgcggagcacaggctccggacgcgcaggctcagcggccatggctcacgggcccagccgctccgcggcatgtgggatcttcccggaccggggcacgaacccgtgtcccctgcattggcaggcggactctcagccactgtgccaccagggaagccccatcgttatttttaatagaaacaaTTACGCctttgcaatatataagtgttTCCCTTTTCATCAGCTATGGGCCAAAAGAAACAGGAATCAAGTGCGTTGGGTATCCCACGACTATCTCAAAAGTTGAGAGTTTGTGAGTTCCAAAAGGATCTCACAGCAATGCTTTTGGCCAAGGTATTTGGAGGGCATCTACAAATTTCGCCAATTGAGTCTTAATAATGCATAagtggagacttccctggtggcgtagtggttaagaatccacctgccaatgcaggggacacgggttcgagccctggtccgtgaagatcccacatgcctcagaacaactaagcccatacaccacaactactgagcccgcactctagagcccgtgagccacaactactgagcccacgcaccacgactactgaagcctgcgtgcctagagcccgtgctccacaacaagaaagccactgcaatgagaaacccacagaccgcaatgaagagcccccagctcgccacaactagagaaagcccacacacagcaacaaagacccaatgtggcgaaaaataaataaataaatatttaaaataataataataatgcgggcttccctggtggcgcagtggttgagagtctgcctgctgatgcatgggacacgggttcgtgccccggtccgggaggatcccgcatgccgcggagcggctgggcgcgtgagccatggctactgagcctgcgcgtccggagcctgtggtccgcaacgggagaggtcacaacagtgagaggcccacgtaccgcaaaaaaaaaaaaaaaagaaagaaataataataatgcattagTGCATTCAACTAAACCAGAGGGTTAAAGATGATAAGTGCAGTGAAATAGTTATAAAACTGGCCAAACAGCACAAACTTAAAGTACTTGGCCAGTAAAATGAGTTCTTCAATCACTATGAAGTTTTAGAGGAGTTCCCCAGGTAGGGataatcttttccaaaaggaCTTTTACCACGGAAGAGGCAGCAGGCTGTTTACAAGGGAGGGATTCAGTCTGAtgtgaaaatatacagattgtAACTAAAACATTTTTACCCGTGAGACAAAGGAAGTTATATGAAATCCATTTTCTAGACTTTGGTCCGTTAGGCAGTTTAAAATGACTAGGAGCAGTACGAGCAGGCTTCTCTGTGTTGTACTTCAGATAAGTGGGACAAGTAAGACAGGCACTTTTTGTGGCCTTATTAATGTTTCTCCCCCAATATTGATTCATGAAGGCTATCATTTTGACAGTGGTGAAGGGTGGGAATTTTAGAGTCTCCAGTGGGACTGGGTTGTTGTTTGGTCAAcccagagctttcttttttttaccaaACCAACAACTGTTAAATTTacaatcttgtttttcctttcctgagGCCAACTGTTGGGCTTCTCTAGCCAGTTTTTCTAAGTTACCATTTGGGGGCCTTTGGAACATGACAGAGGTTTGGCTGCTAATGCTACCTTTAAGGGCAGCATTCCTTGTGGAAATATTGGCAGGGTGATTTTACTTAGCTAACAGAATCAAGTTTAGAATGCCCTGGAATCTTGATAATAGCTAAAGTTGCAGGTAAAAGTATTGCATTCAATAATTACTGAATATAGGggccattttaaattttctttccacaGAATGTAATTCCTCAAAGCCCCATCACTGAGAATCAGGACACTGGAAAGCATAATTAGAAGACTGAAGGCTCATAAAACACTTAAATTTATAATAATCTCTTTCCAATATCCTGGCTTATTGCAATAATAAATGAAACTGGGaggattttgtttcatttaagagCCTTCATTTCCTGGAGTTGAAGATTAAGAATTTCGGCAGTCTTCCTTTGAGGTGATTCATCTAGAGTATGAGACAGCTGGTTTGCCAGATTAACTGACTCTAGAGTAGACCTAGTTTCCTATTCCATCCTGGTCCTTTTTACTATAAGGGAAAGGTCCCAGTTCAACTCATGAATAAACATAGAGTTAAAAACTACCTAGGTGGAATCAACATCTAAAGGAAggccagaattttctttaaaatcaacCTGAAGTTGGTTGTAATTGTCATAAACATGTTCATCCGATTTTTGTGTGCAAGCCTGAATTTTGTTCCAATCAACAGGCTTTGGAAAAACCCTAGAAATCACTTGATGAAGTCACCTAGAGATAGCTTGAGCCTGATCATATAGTAAGTTAGTGGGCTGATCTCCCAGATGTCATTCTAGAGATCTTTCAGGATTTCCCTATTAGCAGGTTTTATGCAATGCTGAGCCTGGCCTTCACCAGCAAGCATATGAACTAGCTAATATAAGTCAGAGAAACCAGTTTGGTAAGTTTGAATGACAATATTAAATTCCTTAGCAAATCTGTGAGGATCTTCAGTTATCTGGGGAAAATCTTTGACAATGACTTGCAGTTCAAATTTAGTGCAGGGAATATTAGAAATTAAGGGTTTGCTCTCTGGATCCTCCGAaggcttaattttaaagggacagaggggcttccgggaagatggcggaagagtaagacgcggagatcaccttcctccccacagatgcaccagaaatacatctacacgtggaacaactcctacagaacacctactgaacgctggcagaagacctcctcagacctcccaaaaggcaagaaaccccccacgtacctgggtagggcaaaagaaaaaaataaacagagacaaaaggatagggacgggtcctgcaccagcgggagggagctgtgaaggaggaaaagtgtccacacactaggtagccccttcgcgggcggagactgcgggtggcggagtgggggagcttcggggccgcggaggagagcgcagcaacaggggtgcggagggcaaagcggggagattcccgcccAGAGGTtaagggccgaccggcactcaccagccgagaggcttgtctgctcacccgccggggcgggcggggctgggagctgaggctcgggcttcagtcggagtgccgggagaggactggggttggcggcgtgaacacagcctgcagggggttagtgcgtcacggctagccaggagggagtccggggaaaagtctagacctgccgaagaggcaagagactttttctttcctctttgtttcctggtgcgcgagacgggcgcgagccttggctaaaagcgcggaccccagagacaggcatgagacactaaggctgctgctgctgccaccaagaagcccgtgtgcgagcacaggtcactctccacaccctccttccggggagcctgtgcagcccgccactgccagggtcccgggatccagggacaacttccatgggagaacgcacggcgcccctcaggctgttgcaacgtcatgccggcctctggcgccgcaggcccgccccgccctccgtgcccctccctccgtacccccccccccccccgcctgagtgagccagagcccccgaatcagcggctcctttaaccccgtcctgtctgagcgaagaacagacgccctccggcgacctacacgcagaggccgggccaaatccaaagctgagccccgggagctgtgagaataaagaagagaaagggaaatctctcccagcagcctcagaagccgcggattaaagctccacaatcaacttgatgtaccctgcatctgtggaatacatgaatagacaacgaatcatcccaaattaaggaggtggactttgacagcaaggtttatgattttttcccttttcctttttttccgtgtggatgaaaggctcttggtgctgcagccaggagtcagtgctgtgcctctgaggtgggagagccaacttcaggacactggtccacaagagacctcccagctccacataatatcaaacagcgaaaatctcccagagatctccatctcaacaccagcacccacctttactcaacgaccagcaagctacagtgctgaacatcctatgccaaacagctagcaagacaggaacacaaccccacccaatagcagagaggctgcctaaaatcatagtaagtccacagaccccccaccaaaacacaccaccagacatggacctgcccaccagaaagacaagatccagcctcatccaccagaacacaggcactagtcccctccaccaggaagcctacacaacccactgaacgaaccttagccactgggacagacaccgaaaacaacgggaactacgaacctgcagcctgcaaaaaggagaccccaaacacagtaagataaacaaaatgagaagacagaaaaacacacagatgaaggagcaagataaaaacccaccagacctaacaaatgaagaggaaataggcagtctgcctgaaaaagaattcagaataatgatagtaaagatgatccaaaatcttggaaacagaatagacaaaatgcaagaaacatttaacaaggacctagaagaactaaagatgaaacaaacaatgatgaacagcacaataaatgaaattaaaaatactctagataggggcttccctggtggcgcagtggttgaaagtccgcctgccgatgcaggggacgcgggttcgtgccctggtccaggaagatcccaggtgccgcggagcggctgggcccgtgagccatggccgctgagcctgcgcgtccggagtctgtgccccgcaacgggagaggccacaacagtgagaggcccgcgtaccgcaaaaaaaaaaaaaaaaaaaatactctagatgggatcaatagcagaataactgaggcagaagaacggataagtgacctggaagataaaatagtagaaataactactgcagagcagaataaagaaaaaagaatgaaaagaactgaggacagtctcagagacctctgggaaaacattaaatgcaccaacattcgaattataggggttccagaagaagaggagaaaaagaaagggactgagaaaatatttgaagagattatagttgaaaacttccctaatatgggaacggaaatagttaatcaagtccaggaagcacagagagtcccatacaggatcagtccaaggagaaatatgccaagatacatattaatcaaactgtcaaaaattaaatacaaagaaaacatattaaaagcagcaagggaaaaacaacaaataacacacaagggaatccccataaggacaacagctgatctttcagcagaaactctgcaagccagaagggagtggcaggacatatttaaagtgatgaaggagaaaaacctgcaacaaagattactctacccagcaaggatctcattcagatttgatggagaaattaaaacctttacagacaagcaaaagctgagagagttcagcactaccaaaccagctctacaacaactgctaaaggaacttctctaggcaagaaacacaagagaaggaaaatacctacaataacgaacccaaaacaattaagaaaatggtaataggaacatacatatcgataattaccttaaatgtaaatggactaaatgctcccaccaaaagacacagtttggctgaatggatacaaaaacaagacccatatatttgctgtctacaagagacccacttcagacctagagacacatacagactggaagtaggggatggaaaaagatatttcaggcaaatagaaaccaaaagaaagctggagtagcaattctcatatcagacaaaatagactttaaaataaagactattagaagagagaaagaaggacactacataatgatcaagggatcgatccaagaagatataacaatcgtaaatatttatgcacccaacataggagcacctcaatacataaggcaaatactaacaggcataaaaggggaaatcgacagcaacacattcatagtaggggactttaacagcccactttcaccaatggacagatcatccaaaatgaaaataaataaggaaacacaagctttaaatgatactttaaccAAGATGGACTTcatcgatatttataggacattccatccaaaaacaacagaatacacatttttctctagtgctcatggaacactctccaggacagatcatatcttgggtcacaaatcaagccttggtaaatttaagaaaatcgaaattgtatcaagtatcttttccgaccacaacagtatgagactagatatcaattacaggaagagatctgtaaaaaatacaaacacatggaggctaaacaatacactacttaataacgaagtatttaataatactttaataactgaagaaatcaaagaggaaatttaaaaatacctagaaacaaatgacaatggagacacgatgacccaaaatctatgggatgcagcaaaagcaattctgagggaagtttatatcaatacaatcctaccttaagaaacaggaaacatctcgaataaacaacctaaccttgcacctaaagcaattagagaaagaagaacaaaaaaaccccaaagttagcagaaggaaagaaatcataaaaatcagatcagaaataaatgaaaaagaaatgaaggaaatgatagcaaagatcaataaaactaaaagctggttctttgagaagataaacaaaattgataaaccattagccagactcatccagaaaaaaagggagaagactcaactcaatagagttagaaatgaaaaaggagaagtaacaactgacactgcagagatgcaaaggatcatgagagattaccacaagcaactctatgcgaataaaatggacaacgtggaagaaatggacaaattcttagaaatgcacaacctgccaagactgaaccaggaagaaatagaaaatatgaacagaccaatcagaagcactgaaattgaaactgtgattaaaaatcttccaacagggcttccctggtggctcagtggttgagagtccgcctgccgatgcaggggatgcgggttcatgccctggtccgggaagatcccacatgctgcggagcggctgggcccgtgagccatggccgctgagcctgcgcgtccggagcctgtgctctgcaacgggagaggccacgacagtgagaggcccgcataccaccaaaaaaaaaaaaaatcttccaacaaacaaaagcccaggaccagatggcttcacaggcgaattctatcaaacatttagagaagagcaaacacctatccttctcacactcttccaaaatatagcagagggaggaacactcccaaactcattctacgaggccaccatcaccctgataccaaaaccagacaaagatgtcacaaagaaagaaaactacaggccaatattcctgatgaacatagatgcaaaaactaagtgtccatcatcggatgaatggataaagaagatgtggcacatatatacaatggaatattgctcagccataaaaagaaacgaaattgagctatttgtaatgaggtggatagacctagagtctgtcatgcagagtgaagtaagtcagaaagagagagacaaataccgtatgctaacacatatatatggaatttaagaaaaaattgtcatgaagaacctaggggtaagacaggaataaagacacagacctactagagaatggacttgaggatatggggagggggaagggtaagctgtgacaaagcgagagagaggcatggacatatatacactaccaaacgtaaggtagatagctagtgggaagcagccgcatagcacagggaggtcagctcggtgctttgtgaccgcctggaggggtgggatagggagggtgggagggagggagacgcaagagggaagagatattggaacatatgtatatatataactgattcattttgttgtaaagcagaaactaacacaccattgtaaagcaattatactccaataaagatgttcaaaaataataataaaatatataaataaataaagggacagATTCTGACaagttcagaggaaaagggaatggGGAGAATTTCAGAGAAAGGGGAAGTTGGGTGAGAGTGTTATCATGGGGGAATTGAGGGTATAGAGGAGGTGTGGGTGGTGTAGAAGGAAGGGGGATGATGGCTTCAGAGGTGGAGTCTGGACAGGGAGAGCTGGGGAAAGAGACAGGTGGTGCTGAAGGAGGAACCAAGCGAGAAGAGCATGAGGCTTTGGgagacattttatctttttttaattgtttgcctCAGTTCATCTTAAAATCTTAATTTGCAGAGATACTATTTTAGACTCCCAATAATATTGGGAAGCCTCAAAATACCAATTGAAATAAGCATTTCACtcagttctggaaatttttaAGCTCTTGTAGTCCAATTTGGTTTTAAGAAAATTGTTTGGAGATTTCAAAAATTCCCCATAATGGccattgatatttttttttctttttttttttttgtggtacgcgggcttctcactgttgtggcctctcccgttgcagagcacagactccggacgcgcaggcttagcggccatggctcacgggcccagccgctccgcggcacgtgggatcttcctggaccggggcacgaacccgtgtcccctgcattggcaggcggactctcaaccactgcgccaccagggaagccccggccattgatatttttaattgttgtttgGCCAGATTGATCCATTTAGTTGCAAATGTGCACGAGGAAGGACCActgtttttaaatatgaaattggCTGGAGTCCGGGGGGAGGGCGGAGGGCACTCTTAAAATTCTTAGGTAACTGGTATCCCATTTCTCAGATGTTTTTCTTTAGAGTGAAAGTGAGGTAGGAGGTAGATGGGCCCCAGGGCTGAGCAGCTGGGGTTTGTCAAGTGGAGTAAATCGGAGCTTTGTTTTCCCTGACACTCCAAGGACAAAATTAGTGGCAGGAGCTGAGCCCTGCTGGAGTAAAGAGATAAGACGACCACATCTATcactcctgaggtcaaggaaaCCTCCCCAACTGCACATGTAcaggaaggctccttgggggGTCAGAAACGGAGGGAGCACCGTCCCATAGTAGGTGTTTTAAAGCCTCCCATAAGCCtccactggaatccatcttggcaaaAAGATGTGTGCAAATATTGGATAGGGCCCTAAGATAGGTCAgatatgagaaaagaaatgagataattGGCCAGAGGAGAACAAAGACTCAGAAGAACTGCCCCTATATAAATGATTTGACTTTCTCTTTACTGTACTTCTCCTTATTAAGGAGGACACCCACACCATTCCTCTCCAGGTGTGTATTCCTGTTTTGTTTCTGTCTAAATAAactctttctctgtgtgctctcccacatgttgtgctgtgtctctattaataaactttgtacctgtttttgcagtttttgcctccttgaaataTTCTTGCTTTCAAATGGGGGCAAGAGCCAAGGCaactttgcttctagcctctagcccctggtggtctagcagatgggattcctggttttcatccaggctactcaggttcaattcctgggcagggaactaagatcttgttTCAAGACCAGTAACTGCTGTCTCTCTGAGATCAAAGAACAATTTTCAAGCAGCTTGAAGAGCTTACAGCTCAAACAACTTACAAGCCTAATACCAGCCAATGTTAAAAAAACAGCTTGGTCCCAGAGAAGCCAGGCTAAAAGTCTTTTCAGCCAATTTCCAGAAAATAACCCCTTCCAAAGGAATAAGTCAAAGGCTAAAAAACCAACACGATTTCAGTGAAGCAAGGGATTCTTTCCCCTGTCCCAAAAGAATGGGTCTAAGGCATTTCAGCCTGCTTCAGTTGAAACAGTCTAATCTCAAAATCAGACCAAAATGCCAAACAGGTACTTTCATATAGAACAAGGACTTACCCAGAAAGACGAAACTTAAAATAGATCCCAAATAAAGCCTACAGAGCATCAAATGCAAAGAGAGCATGAGCTCAGATCTAGAAGAAAGACATACCTTCAAACTCCAGGGTCACTGAGAAAGCAGTGAGTGATAATGGGGTCAGTTGTGTGTACCACACCTGTTTGCTCACAAGCCCAGAGCCTTTGAGGATCTTCTCTGGTCCCTGCATGGACCGCCAAGGTGTTGaccaaataaacagataaatagacAGCCAAATATTTCTCTAGGGAATATGAGTTTtttcaggatcagcagagaattgcagttcagggtctgcaaccatgcAAAACAACATGCAAGTGCCCGCATGGCAAGGGAAGGAGCACACttttatagaagaaaaaggaagttgggagggctatagtaagCAAAGaatccatggcttttcattggctgaatccttgtgaggaaagaaaaggagtttttcttcttcctattggGATCTGCTAACATTGCAAGGTGTGAGAGCTCTCCATTCTGGTCtcccaaatttttatttaatttaatttgggtttctggtttttttttaataaataaatttatttatttatttttggctgtgttgggtatttgttgctgcgcacgggcttttctctagtcgcagtgagcaggggctactcttcgttgcagtgcacgggcttctcattgcagtggcttctcttgttgtggaacacgggctctaggcacgcgggcttctgtagttgtggcttgcgggctctagagtgcaggctcagtagttgtggcgcttgggcttagttgctcagtggcatgtgggatcttcctggaccagggctcgaacccatgtcccctgcattggcaggcagattctcaacgactgcgtcaccagggaagccctgggtttctgtttattaatttttttacaacaGTGATGGGAAGGCTGACacaattctttaaaagaaaaatattttgtgcatTTCTGTAAACCTAATGTATCTAGTATATCTACAGCTTAAAAATGAGCCTTGTAGACCCAGCCCTTGATCCTTTCTCTTTAGCTGATCCCACCCAAAGGGCAGACTGTGGCCATGAATCTGGGGATCATCTGTGTATCTCTGTGGACAGTTGGTGGGCTGGTGAGTTTAAGGTAACAATCAAAACTCAAATTGATGACCTTTCCTCAAAGAATCAATTCAATCTAGAATCCCaattatagaaacaaaaatagaaatgagaactactgcttttacaaaaaaaaaaaaaggaaaaatctctttGACCCAAATATTGTGAATGTTTTGACATGAGGTTTtagacactattttaaaaattagtagttAATTTATCCAATTATGAAAATATCAATTAGAGAAAACTAGTAACCTCAAAACTTGCTTTAAATACATAGGACAAAAGTAGGAATTTGTAATACATTAATAACTTTTTGTTTATACAGACCTTAATTATTATCTCTCTGCAATACCCTTCCTTGCTATGGTTGATTCTGGCATAATGGGAATATCATCAGACAATGTCACCTTTCTGCCACCATCCAAGGATCAAATGAATTTTTGTTATAATGTTTCTAGCTGTTATTCATCCTTTCCAGGTACaatgaaaaaatggaataaattttACCAGGTTTTGGCAGGGGTTTTTTTAGGGTTTTAAGTAATACTCTTCGAGAGTAGTCAAGTAaattttgaataatatttaatgtaaGATTTTTTATGCATTGAACAGTATGTTCCTAAGGAATAAAGTTCTAGTATCTAAATCTTTATTAGGATGACAATATTCATATGAGTAGATTACTGCATGACATCATATCTCATTAGCACCCACATTAATATGAAGACTGCCCTATCCATTCTTTTCACACcaaataaattatattcaaaacCTGTAGAAATTATGTCTTCATAGTGCATGTTCATCACATTTTCAGGTCAAGTGAGCAGTAAACTCTATAAATACTACTAGGGAATAGATTGCGGTGAATTTGATCAGCTTATTTCAACTCACTTTATAAACCATCACCTGCGCTGACTAAAATGATAATCTGACAATCAGAATCAAATGTTGATGTCCAAAGTGAAGTGTCACGGGTGAGAGAGTAAATGACCAAAGATCAGGTTTCCCTTTAGAGAACTTGTTCATTATGCTGCATATGATTAGGTGAAAATACTCTTATACCTCCTCCCATTTCTGACTTTTAAAACTTTGTGGAAAGTTCATTGCacggcaagagaaaaacaaataaatgaaatactacaTTATAAAATTCTGAGCATTTCAAAACCATATGGTTTATTTCTTTCAAATGGATTCAGTAATACTAGTAATTATTATAGCTAATATTAAGCTCTTTGGGGAGAATTAAGCATTAAGTTTTTTATACTTTAACTCTTAAATGTTCTCCCCTCATTTAGaatattgaaaaattatatttataaatagaattgATTTTCAGAAAGAGAGATTGTTATAATTGCgtaaatattaataacattttcctTCTTGGATAGCAGGTAAAGTCGTATTCTAGAAACTTTGATGACCTCTTGAAGTACTTATGGGTTGCACATGTCTCATCCCTGAAGGTTGTTCATGAAAAATTTCGCAGTAGGTAAGAATGGatctaaagttatttttttaatcttacacTATCTTTCTATCTTACACTATCTTTTTCACTGAAATGTTTTTCAATTTACCTATATGTCAACCATCGGGAAGTATTATGATAAAGATAAAACtgataagaaaaaattttactgGATAAAACTTGAAAGTATTTTATAAGTAGGTATATTTCCAGACCAGGTGATACAGATAATACAGATATAACATTATTcattacaaattaaaaatgaaaatttctttgtcaataagaagagaaaatggaacgtaagttgaaaacagtatggagagtcctcaaaatattaaaaatagaactaccatatgatccagcaatttcactgctgggtatttttctgaaaaaaaaaaatgaaaacactaatttgaaaaaaatatatgcacccctcatgttcattgcagcattatttacactagccaagacatggaaacaagtgtccaccgacagatgaatggataaagaaaatgtggtatatatacac comes from the Pseudorca crassidens isolate mPseCra1 chromosome 13, mPseCra1.hap1, whole genome shotgun sequence genome and includes:
- the LOC137204874 gene encoding protein LEG1 homolog — encoded protein: MSLVDPALDPFSLADPTQRADCGHESGDHLCISVDSWWADLNYYLSAIPFLAMVDSGIMGISSDNVTFLPPSKDQMNFCYNVSSCYSSFPGTMKKWNKFYQQVKSYSRNFDDLLKYLWVAHVSSLKVVHEKFRSRLQHYSKQEAEFESSRALFVDYLAPPLFPSALIRTYGLQKGLPTQMLVSGNNAPFISDFTGFQNTVLLGVNFLHKVYKYTGK